TTGCTTTAACTGTGGCTGTGGTGTTGTTTCTATTGTTGTTTGTGCCAACTAAATTCCCTCCATAATATATGAAATTAGTATGAATTAATAACTTGCTTATAATAGTACATTATCGACAATAAGTAAAGTCGGTAATTGCTGGTTGATCTCCAACTACTCTCCTACCAAATAGGACTTTTCATTGTTTAGGTAGCTTTTTCTTTTAGGGCAACAGGTCCCTTTTTTCCAAGAATATGAACAACCATCACACCAGAGAGTGCAATAACTCCACCAAGTAGGGAAAGTGTCCCGGGCAACTCGGCCAGCCAAATCCAGGCAACAAGTATCGCTATTGCTGGTTCAAGGTACAACAGGCTCGATACCGAACTAGCATCACCTAATGAAAGGGCGGTTGACCAAGTAATATAGGCAATTGCTGCAGGGAATACTCCGGTGTAGATCGCTGCTAGATTAGCTTCTAATGTCGCTTGCTGAATCGAATCAAATACGCCAGGGGCAAATAATAAAAATGGTATCGTGCCACCCCATGTGAAGTAGGCCGTTAACTCAATCGGTTTATAGCGTTGAAATAGTGGTTTTTGGAAGACGAAGAACACAGAAGTCGCAAATGCGGCTAGTAACACTAGTAATGCACCGCCAGATAAAGATAGTGAGGCTCCAGATGTTCCTAATGTAACCAAAATGATCCCAATAAAACCAAGAGCCAGGCCGATCCATCCATAGAAACCTAATCGTTCTTTTAAAATAAATACAGCGATTATCGCTGTAAAGATAGGTGAAGAACCAATAATCATCCCCGCAGTTCCAGCAGAAACTGTCATCTCACCAAAAGTGACGCCAAAGTGATAGACACTAATCCCTATAAAACTGAGAATCAAAATCCTTAAGGCATCTTCTTTTCTAGGCAAGCGCATCTTCACACCCGGCCATAAAGCATAAATAATAAAGATCGATAAGGATGCAACGAGAAAACGAACAAGGACTAAATGGCCTGGTTCATAGCCTCCATGCAGGCTAGCACGTATCGCTGCGAACGTTGATCCCCAAATAATGACTGTAATAAGTGCTAAAAAGAAAGCCTTCTTATTCATTTTTCTCCCTCCAATCTTGGTGTTAAATAGTACATAACATGATTTCGAAAATGTTTGAAATTTTTCATACTATATTGGAGTATAACGATAGAAGGGCGGAAATGTCTATATTGAGGCTCGTTTAAAATAGTGGAAGTTTCATAATTGTTTAAATGGCAACAAGTGGGGGGAGCTTGTTGCCATTATTAATTGCCTTTAATAAGTAAAAGCAGTTGTCTCTTTTCGTTTGTAAATGACTTTTGAGAGAACAATGCTACATTCATATAAAAACAGTAAAGGGATGATCACTAAAATATCAGATAGAAAGTCAGGTGGTGTGATTAGAACCGAAACGACAATCAGTATAAAATAGGCATACTTTCGTGATTGTTGTAAGCGATATGGATTTAGGATTCCTAAGCTCGTCAAAAACATAATGACAACCGGGAGCTCAAACAAAAAGCCAAAAGGTAGAGTCATATTTAATAGGAAGTGAAAATACTTTTCAGTCGTAAATAACGTTTCAAATAGATCTCCCGATAACGACATTAAAAATTGAAAAATAATCGGATATAAGACGAAATAGCCAAAGCAAATCCCTGTAATAAACAGCATAAAGAGAGCAGGGATGTAAGCTAATGCTACTTTCTGTTCTCGCTTGCTTAATGCTGGTTGAATAAACCTCCAAATTTGATAGGCGGCAATTGGAATGGTTGCCACTGTTGCGACGACGCTTGAGAGCATGAGATAGACCCAAAGGATATCACTTGGGCCAAGAATCGCCAAATTCATTGGTAAATCACGAACTAGCCACTGATATAAATCTTGGACATAAATAAATCCAACGATCAAAGACAGTAAAAATGCAGCTATCGTTATCATGATTCGCTTACGTAATTCCTCTATATGTTCTAGAAAATGAAAGGGTTGTTCATTCATGCTATCCTCCAACGTATGGAGAAAAGAAGATGTAAGTTAGGTATTCACCTACATCTTCTCTCTCGATTAGATTACCTTTTGTTTTTGTTTTTCCTCATCTTCCTCTACGGGTTCATCTTTAACGAGATCGCGTGTTGACGTCTTAAATTCACGAAGTGTTTGCCCAAAGGCTCGTCCAATTTCAGGGAGCTTAGAAGGGCCAAAAATAATGAGAGCAATGACTAATACTAAAATTAAACCAGGAACACCGATATTTTGTAGCATCTTTTTATCTCCTTTCTTTAAAAGCCTCGGATCGCCACAACTGAAGGTCGAGGAATCGTGTCACCTGGACGGTGTGGCCATGTACTCGTTAAGTGCTGTAAGCTTTCGGATCGTTCCCCAGGGTGTTGGATCGATAGAAACAATGTTTTTTCATCTGGGGTAAACCATGGTCCAGTTGCCTCTGCTTCAACAGGTG
The window above is part of the Desertibacillus haloalkaliphilus genome. Proteins encoded here:
- a CDS encoding DMT family transporter, with the translated sequence MNKKAFFLALITVIIWGSTFAAIRASLHGGYEPGHLVLVRFLVASLSIFIIYALWPGVKMRLPRKEDALRILILSFIGISVYHFGVTFGEMTVSAGTAGMIIGSSPIFTAIIAVFILKERLGFYGWIGLALGFIGIILVTLGTSGASLSLSGGALLVLLAAFATSVFFVFQKPLFQRYKPIELTAYFTWGGTIPFLLFAPGVFDSIQQATLEANLAAIYTGVFPAAIAYITWSTALSLGDASSVSSLLYLEPAIAILVAWIWLAELPGTLSLLGGVIALSGVMVVHILGKKGPVALKEKAT
- the tatC gene encoding twin-arginine translocase subunit TatC, yielding MNEQPFHFLEHIEELRKRIMITIAAFLLSLIVGFIYVQDLYQWLVRDLPMNLAILGPSDILWVYLMLSSVVATVATIPIAAYQIWRFIQPALSKREQKVALAYIPALFMLFITGICFGYFVLYPIIFQFLMSLSGDLFETLFTTEKYFHFLLNMTLPFGFLFELPVVIMFLTSLGILNPYRLQQSRKYAYFILIVVSVLITPPDFLSDILVIIPLLFLYECSIVLSKVIYKRKETTAFTY
- a CDS encoding twin-arginine translocase TatA/TatE family subunit, whose product is MLQNIGVPGLILVLVIALIIFGPSKLPEIGRAFGQTLREFKTSTRDLVKDEPVEEDEEKQKQKVI